From Oreochromis niloticus isolate F11D_XX unplaced genomic scaffold, O_niloticus_UMD_NMBU tig00001339_pilon, whole genome shotgun sequence:
AAGCAGAGCGGGATCTGCAGGGCGgtgcactcttctggacagacAGACTGCATGAGGGGTGAGACACATTACTGCTTTAACTCGGACCTCTGACTCCACACACTGTGTTGGTTTTTGTGCTCTATGGGGACCTGGGTGTGTACATGCTTCTCTGAGGACTTAGAGTGTATTGTGTATGTTAGTTTTTGTGCTTTATGTGGACGTACCAGAGGTCTGTGCATCTGACGACTTAGTCCACTGATGCAGACTACCTGTGTTTATTATGAGGCTACGTCCCCATGTTTGGACACAAACAGCAGTGAATGTCAGTTCCTTCTTAACTCAGGAGGCGTACCTGTCAGGTGTCCTCACACTGGACTGTGGTTAAAGCTGAACTTTAACCCCTAAGCTCCTCCTCTGTAGATCAGAAATCCATGTTTATTCTTAattgtgtttaattttttaagcTTGTGTCTCTGAAATGTCCCCATAAACCACATTAACTGGTGTACTCTGTGCTGTGTGTCAGTGAGCCtgtggagtgtgtgtgagaatgagtGGTGGTAAAAAGAGGAGTGGCTTTCAGATCACCAGCGTGACTTCAGAGGTGAACCAGAGTCCAGTAGACCAATTGTCTCCTAGTGCGGTCCTGCCCATCATCCAATCAGAGGTCTCTCTGCAGTCCCCCCTCTGCAGCCCTCAGGGAAGCTCCTCCCAGCCAACCACACCCTCTCTGAAGAGGAAGTACATCTCCCTCGATGGCGGGCAGGGGGCGGGGTCTTCCTCCAGGTTCAGGGTGGTGAGACTAGTGGACGGAGCCAGCGGCGGAGGCCGGGGTGAATCATATCGTCGCGGGCGATGGACGTGCACAGAGTTCACAGAGCGGCAGGAAGGCCCAGGGTTCAGGCGAGTAATGGACAGCATGAGACACGCCCACTCCTTGGAGTCCTTGGAGATGATTGGCCGGGAAAGCGAGAGGGGTGGAGTCCACTCTCAGGACAACACCCATTTGCTGGCTCAGCACGTGCTGCACAGCGGCCCGCCTTCACCCACGCACCAGACGCCAACTAATGTCCGGCTGCTCGACCACAAGGAGTCACGCCTTGTGGTCGAGCAGGGCTTAGGctccacccctccaccaccttCACCCCGCCCTCGCTTCGCCCCAACTCCTCTGCGGCTGGATGTGGACGCCTCAGGACGGgtaaatgcacacacagacactcgtTTTCATACCTTAGTGAGGACATCAATCTGACATAATATTTTTGCTAGCCTCTTACCCTAATCCTCagaaatgaatgcctaacccggACTAGCCCAGACCTAATCTGGACTAACCTGGGCCTGACCAGAACCTAATTTAACTCAGTTATAGTTATACAGCACGAAAGCACAACCACAGTGGGCTTTATGTTCAAATGTAAAGCCGATcgtacagagaaaacccaccaATCAGCAGCCATATCTCTGCTCCTTTGTGAAGTCCGGCATTTGGTTCCCACAAAGACATTTAGGCAAGTATACATGCACACGTGTCCTGCCTGACTCAGGTGTGATAGGGCGTCAGGTGCTTATGATGTCACAGCGGGGCTTCCAGCTGCAGCTGATCGAGCTGATTGTTGATCAGGTCATTggaataataaaaacatgtacGTGCAGCAGTGACATCAGAGCAACATGTGACATCATCATGACATCAGACACTGAGGAAACCCGCCGGGATATAAAATGAATTACGCTCGTTGTTTTTACTACAGTCACTCACACCTGTGTGTCTCACCTGTCAGTCTGTCCTCAGGCTGTCTCACTCTCAGCCTGGCTCCCCCCCTGCTGGACTGTACCAACCCCCTCTGACCCCCGCTCAGACGCCTTCAGGCTTCAGCCTGGACCGCACCATGTTCGACCTGCCGGGGGACGCCAGGTGAGTGTGTTTAACAGGTGTTTCTGATGTCACTGCTCAGTGGGTTAGGGTGATGCTTCTCAGGGGTCAGCTGATCAGTTTTcagtgtttggtttgtttgtgaTTGATCAGgttgattgattgactgatgAACCtggactttcacaataaaagtccaTCCTGTTTGAACTCCGTGCGTTTAGTGAGGTCTGAAACGCTCCATCATAAAGTCTGTGGGTACTTTCCGTTTTCGTGAGGTTACTCGCTGAGAGACGTGACCTGTGATCTGTGTAGAGGCCACAGCTGTTCCAAACCCTAAGGAAGGAGCctcagtgcttcctttattgCTTCCTTTAGCAGAGGAGACACTGGAGCATCCTTCATGAGAAGGGAGGAGGGAACGCCAAATGGTAAACGGGCTGGTTTGTATATTGAGCCGCAGAAACGCACAGACCAGCTGGATGCGATCTTAGgttggtcattctccaccaccgtAGGGGGTgtgtcccattttgaccttCCAGATAGTGCCAGTGGTTGTGGCTTGAACCAAGTTGAACCAAGCTGGACATAAAACTTTGCTCCCGTTCGTGTCGGAGATCCCGTGAGATGCTGTGTTTTCTGACCACAGTCCTGTGATGTTTGTACCTCAGTGAAACCtcgcgctgctgctgctgtcgctGCTGCTGTCGCTGCTGCTGTCGCGTTTTTAACTCCTCCACTGCTGAGCAGTTTTCAACAGTTTTTAGCCAGAACTGTAAAATCCCGGAGTTTTTTATGCAGCCAGACTGAGGAGCTCATGGTTTTATTCCACCTGTCGGACACAATCCGTGTGTTTTCTTTGACACCATAAACTCTGTTCTTGGTGCAGCACAGAGCGACTGTATGGAGCTCCACTGCAGCCTGTGAGCACTTTGTTATGGAGACGGTCTCCTCGACCAGGGCTCAGACCTCTCCTTCTGCTCCTGGCCCTGAACCTGTGCTCAGTTTGATCAGTGATCCTTTGTTGTACTACAGTCTGTAGGATTCAGGTTCACTCCAGAGCAGCTGGGATGATGGAGATGTTTGACCTCAGACAGGGAGGAAGTCTGACCCCAAATACTAAACACACTGTCCAGACAGGAACCACGTCTTTGGACTTTCAATCAAAAGCTTCTGAAGTTTAACCTCCAGGAGGATAAACCCTGAATCGGGTGTAAAGAAAGCTCACACAGATCACGCTGCACAGTAACCGCCCACATAGCTGCTGAGTGTCAGCTGACTGAGGGCCAAAACAgacctggtgtgtgtgtgtgtgtgtgtgtgtgtgtgcgcgctgtATCACTGTGAGCCATGACTTTGTCTCAGAGGGCCTGGAAACCAACCACAGAAGTGTCAGCGATCAATATCAGTGATCAGAAGTTAATTACTGATCAATACCAGTGAATGATTGCTGATTAGTTCCAGTAATGAGCAGGCAGTTTGTTGTTTCCATGGTCCCTCCGTCTGAATCAATGGGCCTCTGTCTGCGAGTGGGCGGGAGAagaatgctgctgctgccttgCCATTGGCTGAGACCGTGAGTGGGCAGGAGCTGGCaggcagcagccaatcagagagcagAGATGTGTGGGAGTGACAGAGAACATGAAGATCTGAAG
This genomic window contains:
- the tsc22d4 gene encoding TSC22 domain family protein 4 isoform X2, with translation MSGGKKRSGFQITSVTSEVNQSPVDQLSPSAVLPIIQSEVSLQSPLCSPQGSSSQPTTPSLKRKYISLDGGQGAGSSSRFRVVRLVDGASGGGRGESYRRGRWTCTEFTERQEGPGFRRVMDSMRHAHSLESLEMIGRESERGGVHSQDNTHLLAQHVLHSGPPSPTHQTPTNVRLLDHKESRLVVEQGLGSTPPPPSPRPRFAPTPLRLDVDASGRSVLRLSHSQPGSPPAGLYQPPLTPAQTPSGFSLDRTMFDLPGDASSSNSLIAIDNKIEQAMDLVKSHLMLAVREEVELLREQIRELQERNRQLERENHTLRALTHSMHTH
- the tsc22d4 gene encoding TSC22 domain family protein 4 isoform X1, producing MSGGKKRSGFQITSVTSEVNQSPVDQLSPSAVLPIIQSEVSLQSPLCSPQGSSSQPTTPSLKRKYISLDGGQGAGSSSRFRVVRLVDGASGGGRGESYRRGRWTCTEFTERQEGPGFRRVMDSMRHAHSLESLEMIGRESERGGVHSQDNTHLLAQHVLHSGPPSPTHQTPTNVRLLDHKESRLVVEQGLGSTPPPPSPRPRFAPTPLRLDVDASGRSVLRLSHSQPGSPPAGLYQPPLTPAQTPSGFSLDRTMFDLPGDASSSSNSLIAIDNKIEQAMDLVKSHLMLAVREEVELLREQIRELQERNRQLERENHTLRALTHSMHTH